From a single Lolium rigidum isolate FL_2022 chromosome 7, APGP_CSIRO_Lrig_0.1, whole genome shotgun sequence genomic region:
- the LOC124677960 gene encoding F-box protein At5g50450-like has translation MRTRRGACYSCHDELAEGPEMHLPKRRRTAATEEGSPSAVSGPAGSAAAGDMFDELPDDLVVSILADVAASAASPADLAGAIMTCKRFRELAQSKVVLTKASPRCLAVRAKTWSDAAHQFLQRCADAGNLDASYLLGMIRFYCLGSRGSGAALMAAAAVGGHRDALYSLAVIQFNGSGGSKDDRDLRAGAALCARAASLGHVDALRELGHCLQDGYGVRRSLLDGRRLLIQANARELAAASASLAKPSASSRAGRQHSCLLSDFGCRAAAAAAAGEAHAANRFLSDWFASRPLAGADTGAGGTGTGPAPMELEDGGSGGGGLRLCSHAQCGRPETRRHEFRRCSVCGVVNYCSRACQALHWKMAHKAECTPMDRWLDAANANPIPDPNADAAVAVAAPAL, from the exons aTGAGGACGAGGCGTGGCGCCTGCTACTCCTGCCATGATGAGTTGGCGGAGGGGCCGGAGATGCACCTTCCCAAGAGGCGCAGGACCGCCGCGACGGAGGAGGGATCGCCGTCGGCCGTGAGCGGCCCGGCTGGGAGCGCTGCCGCGGGAGACATGTTCGACGAGCTGCCGGACGATCTGGTGGTGTCCATACTGGCCGATGTGGCCGCCTCCGCCGCGTCCCCGGCCGACCTCGCCGGCGCCATCATGAC GTGCAAGAGATTCAGGGAGTTGGCGCAGAGCAAGGTGGTTCTCACCAAGGCGTCGCCGCGGTGCCTCGCCGTGCGCGCCAAGACCTGGTCGGACGCCGCGCACCAGTTCCTGCAGCGCTGCGCGGACGCCGGCAACCTCGACGCCTCCTACCTGCTCGGCATG ATCCGGTTCTACTGCCTGGGGAGCCGCGGGTCGGGCGCGGCgctgatggcggcggcggccgttggCGGGCACCGCGACGCGCTCTACTCGCTGGCCGTCATCCAGTTCAACGGCAGCGGCGGCAGCAAGGACGACCGGGACCTCCGGGCCGGCGCCGCGCTCTGCGCCCGCGCGGCGTCGCTCGGCCACGTCGACGCGCTCCGCGAGCTGGGCCACTGCCTGCAGGACGGCTACGGCGTGCGCCGCTCGCTGCTGGACGGCCGGCGCCTCCTCATCCAGGCCAACGCAAGGGAGCTGGCGGCCGCGTCGGCGTCGCTCGCcaagccctccgcctcctcgcgcgcgGGGCGGCAGCACTCGTGCCTGCTCAGCGACTTCGGGTGccgcgccgcggccgccgccgccgccggcgaggcgcACGCCGCCAACCGGTTCCTGTCCGACTGGTTCGCGTCGCGGCCGTTGGCCGGCGCGGACACCGGCGCTGGTGGCACCGGCACCGGCCCGGCCCCGATGGAGTTGGAGGACGGCGGGTCCGGCGGCGGGGGCCTGCGTCTGTGCTCGCACGCGCAGTGCGGGCGGCCGGAGACGCGGCGGCACGAGTTCCGGCGGTGCTCGGTGTGCGGCGTGGTGAACTACTGCTCGCGCGCGTGCCAGGCGCTGCACTGGAAGATGGCGCACAAGGCCGAGTGCACGCCCATGGACCGCTGGCTCGACGCTGCCAACGCCAACCCCATCCCAGACCCCAATGCCGACGCCGCCGTGGCCGTCGCCGCGCCGGCGCTGTGA